The Kitasatospora albolonga nucleotide sequence TCCGCCGACCGTGCCGGACTCCACGATCCGGCCGCGCTGCATCAGGGCGGCGGAGTCGCAGATCGTCTTGACGACGTCCATCTCGTGGGTGATCAGGAGGATGGTCAGGCCGAGCTGCTGGTTGAGGTCGCGCAGCAGCTGGAGGATCGAGCGGGTGGTCTCGGGGTCGAGGGCGGAGGTCGCCTCGTCCGAGAGCAGCACCTTGGGGTCGCCGGCCAGGGCGCGGGCGATGCCCACGCGCTGCTTCTGGCCGCCGGAGAGCTGCTTGGGGTAGGACTTCCCCTTGTCGGCGAGGCCGACCAGGTCGAGGAGTTCCTCGGCCTTGCGGGTGCGCTCCTGGCCGGAGACCCCGAGGATCTCCAGCGGGAGCTCCACGTTGTCCAGGACGGTGCGCGAGTCCAGCAGGTTGAAGTGCTGGAAGACCATGCCGATCCGGGTCCGGGCCGCGCGCAGCTCCTTGCTCGCCCGCCGTCCCCGTCCGGCGAGGGCCGTGAGGTCCTGGCCTGCCACGGTCACCGTGCCGGAGGTGGGGCGCTCCAGCAGGTTGACGCAGCGGATCAGGGAGGACTTCCCGGCGCCGCTCTGTCCGATGACGCCGTATATCTCGCCCTCGCGGACATGGAGGTCGACTCCGTCGAGTGCGGTGACCTCACGGTCGCGCGACTGGTAGACCTTCGTGAGGCCCGTCGTGGTGATCACAGGGGGTTTCCGTCACTGTCGAGTGCGCGGCGCGGTGTTCCGCCGGGCACGGGGCAATCGTCTGAAGAGACTGGTTCGGGCTGGTCGGCCGGTTCACGTCTCAGCACGGCTGGATACGGCGGTCGGCCGGGGAACAGCGCATGCTCGGGCGGCTCGTTCACCGGGGGCGAACGGCACGGGCTCGGTCTCGCTTCGGGGCGCGAGGCTCAGGCGGGGGCCCTCAGAAGGCGCGCATTCGACACATACAACGAGCACCGGGCGTACAGATCGCCTCGGTCGCAAGGGTGCGGCTGCTCGTCGTGGTCATGGGCCAAGTAAAACAGACGTCCACCTGGGCGCGAACCCGGCTGTCCGCATACCGGACAGCCGTGGATGGTCGGCGGCGGCGCTCCGGGGCGCCCCGCCGACGTACAGCCGCAAGGCTCTGACCTGCGTTTACGGGGGTTTCCCAGGAGGTCGTACGGTCCTGGGGCCGGGCGTCCACGGGGCCGGTCCGGGCGGTCGTTGTGGCCAAGGCCACGATCGCGGGCACCGGACCGGGCAGGGCGGGGCCGCACGCGGGCGGACGGCGGGGCCGTAATACCCTCGCTACATGCTTGACGCCCTGACGGTCGCGGTCGCCGTGACCGCGCTCGCCCTCGCCGCCTGGTGCGGACACGCCGCCTACAAGGACCAGCCGACGAAGGACTGGCACT carries:
- a CDS encoding methionine ABC transporter ATP-binding protein, translated to MITTTGLTKVYQSRDREVTALDGVDLHVREGEIYGVIGQSGAGKSSLIRCVNLLERPTSGTVTVAGQDLTALAGRGRRASKELRAARTRIGMVFQHFNLLDSRTVLDNVELPLEILGVSGQERTRKAEELLDLVGLADKGKSYPKQLSGGQKQRVGIARALAGDPKVLLSDEATSALDPETTRSILQLLRDLNQQLGLTILLITHEMDVVKTICDSAALMQRGRIVESGTVGGLLATPGSELAGELFPVGGTASGPDRTVVDVTFHGEAATQPVISQLSRTYNIDISILGAAMDTVGGKQIGRMRIELPGRFEENVVPIGFLREQGLQAEVVEDEKGPRTPKAPAAPVAVPEQTPAAITKEVVK